A single genomic interval of Dysidea avara chromosome 8, odDysAvar1.4, whole genome shotgun sequence harbors:
- the LOC136264796 gene encoding uncharacterized protein, which yields MRAGLVKHIDSSSSQVHVFEILPQLHGDNCTESIISEISGILSPVQREDGTSMEPKMILINGAPGIECYQTQEFLAAYYVDLLDISDQLLKSTYFIDSYLQAILEALSKVSNLRVLSLNNTNLSDREIDDLANAVKSNTLLTVLWLSNNNLQSSAIRLLQALKELSHLVQLDLDDNNMSYQVVDGMAEVIRNNTHLEVLCLSNNNLQSSVTVVLCALKGISKLKTLKLSCNNISGKVAEDLADVIINNTGLEELYIDDNHLQSSAVTILQALKQISTLRVLHLGRNNIPEIVAVDLADMIRKNSYLEVLFLNNNRLQSSITVVLQALKDISNLKKLNLRSNNISGTNLHDFKDVFLSNTCLEEVYLGNNDLRLSEIVILQSLKGLSSLRALDLDNSNISEKAMDHLAAVIKHNSLLEKLYLSDNNLQSSAALVFKSLKQNSNLKILDFGDSKISGNAMKDLADVIKNNTYLEVLNLSNNNLQSSVGVIFQAVKEISTIKKLNLLGNNMPKDVDQDLADVVTNNANLEAIILGSNNLQASAVVKVLMQLSSLKILDLGNNNLSRKALQDLADVIKNNIQLEVLILNNNNLQPSIILILQALKGISNLQKLHLYCTNIPGIAANELADVIKANPCLKDLDLSCNKKLQSCMVVILQALIKTSNLKILSLSRNNMPEAVVNSLAGVIKNIPYLEILSLDHNTLKSSAKVIFDALKVTSNLRKLNLNSNKMPEEVACDLVDVIKHNTYLEEIQLLNNNLQSSSMILNALQTVYNLKVISLDAKGMSAKETSYLADIIRCNPYFEKLELFSLQSSILVILQALERITTLKVLTLLNCYLSAEMKDELTGMMNNNTSLEKVCLCYCSEPSALVMIQALKRVSSLKKLSLEGNNMSGKVVTDLADVIKSNTSLEEIYLNCNDLQSSVIVILVALKRISTLKKISLQNNNMSGEVVNDLADVIRNNSNSLEVLNLVNNELQSSIVVVLHALKSTTCLKMLNLESSHMSGKVVEDLASAITINASLRVLCLAFSGLKSSVGIVLQAMKKLTQLRILTLSNSVSRHLVNDLADVIKNNTYLEILSLSSNSLQSSADVVLQAVEGLTNLKMLDIGNNRMSGKALHRLSHVFRNNSLLWLKIGGNDLPPDLTISSHAGSQLQSLFINDSNLTIAAESGLLATLRHNHTILDLWVGDNNLQNGLLNITEHCSMLPNVESLELSHNTCSISDVANLASHISNIASLKVLIFGGIILNSKEYFYIRFLAIFGNIPLLKISIV from the exons ATGAGGGCAGGATTAGTGAAGCATATTGACAGCTCATCTTCTCAAGTGCATGTATTTGAAATATTACCTCAGCTACATGGTGATAACTGTACGGAGTCCATAATCTCTGAAATTTCTGGTATATTGAGTCCAGTACAACGTGAAGATGGCACATCCATGGAACCAAAAATGATACTGATTAATGGAGCACCTGGCATTGAATGTTAT CAAACTCAAGAATTCTTGGCAGCTTATTATGTTGACTTACTAGATATTTCTGACCAGCTGCTTAAAAGCACCTATTTTATTGACAGCTATTTACAA GCAATTTTGGAAGCTTTAAGCAAAGTCTCAAATCTTAGGGTTTTGAGTTTGAATAATACTAATTTGAGTGACAGAGAGATTGATGACTTGGCTAATGCAGTGAAGAGTAATACATTATTAACAGTGTTGTGGTTGAGTAACAATAATTTACAATCATCTGCAATCAGGCTGCTACAAGCTCTGAAGGAACTTTCTCATCTTGTACAACTTGATTTGGATGACAATAACATGTCATATCAAGTAGTAGATGGCATGGCAGAGGTAATCAGAAATAACACACATCTTGAAGTGCTTTGTTTGAGCAACAACAATTTGCAGTCATCTGTCACTGTAGTGTTGTGTGCGTTAAAAGGAATTTCAAAGCTTAAAACACTTAAACTGAGTTGCAATAATATTTCAGGTAAGGTAGCTGAAGATTTGGCAGATGTAATTATTAATAACACTGGTCTAGAAGAATTGTATATAGACGATAACCATTTGCAGTCTTCTGCTGTCACAATTTTACAAGCTTTAAAACAAATTTCCACTCTGAGAGTTCTTCATTTAGGGCGTAACAATATTCCAGAAATAGTGGCAGTAGACCTGGCAGATATGATTCGAAAGAATTCTTATCTAGAAGTGCTATTTTTAAATAACAATAGATTGCAGTCATCAATAACAGTAGTTCTGCAAGCTTTGAAAGACATTTCAAATCTTAAAAAATTAAACTTAAGGAGCAACAATATTTCAGGAACAAATTTGCATGATTTCAAAGATGTATTTCTAAGCAACACTTGCTTAGAAGAAGTTTATTTAGGTAACAATGATTTAAGGTTGTCTGAAATTGTTATTTTGCAATCGCTAAAAGGATTGTCAAGTCTAAGAGCTCTTGATTTGGATAATAGTAATATATCAGAGAAGGCAATGGATCACTTAGCAGCTGTAATCAAGCATAACAGTTTGCTTGAAAAATTGTATTTGAGTGACAATAATTTGCAGTCATCTGCTGCTctagtttttaaaagtttaaagCAAAATTCTAATCTTAAAATTCTTGATTTTGGTGATAGCAAGATATCTGGAAATGCAATGAAAGATTTAGCAGATGTGATCAAAAACAACACTTACCTAGAAGTACTAAACTTGAGCAATAATAATTTGCAATCATCTGTAGGTGTGATTTTTCAAGCAGTAAAAGAAATTTCAACCATAAAGAAGTTGAATTTGCTTGGAAACAATATGCCTAAGGACGTAGACCAGGACTTGGCAGATGTGGTGACAAATAATGCCAACCTGGAAGCTATAATTTTAGGTAGTAATAATTTACAAGCATCTGCAGTTGTAAAAGTTTTGATGCAGCTTTCTAGTCTTAAGATACTTGATTTAGGTAACAACAATTTGTCAAGAAAGGCATTGCAAGATTTAGCAGatgtaataaaaaataatatacAGTTAGAAGTGCTCATCTTGAATAACAATAATTTGCAGCCATCCATTATTTTGATTTTGCAGGCTTTGAAAGGAATTTCTAATCTTCAAAAGTTACATTTGTACTGCACAAATATTCCAGGGATAGCAGCAAATGAATTGGCAGATGTGATCAAGGCTAATCCTTGTTTAAAAGACCTTGATTTAAGTTGCAATAAAAAATTGCAATCATGTATGGTTGTGATTTTACAAGCTTTAATTAAAACATCCAATCTTAAGATTCTTAGTTTAAGTAGAAATAACATGCCAGAAGCAGTTGTCAATTCTTTAGCAGGAGTGATCAAGAATATTCCTTACTTAGAAATACTCTCTTTGGATCATAACACTTTGAAATCATCTGCAAAAGTGATCTTTGATGCTTTAAAAGTAACTTCAAATCTTAGAAAGCTAAATTTAAATTCTAATAAAATGCCAGAGGAAGTGGCATGTGATTTGGTAGATGTGATCAAGCACAACACTTATCTAGAAGAAATTCAGTTGTTAAataataatttacagtcatcttcaatgattttaaaTGCTTTGCAAACAGTTTACAATCTTAAAGTTATAAGTTTAGATGCTAAAGGCATGTCAGCAAAAGAGACAAGTTATTTGGCAGATATTATCAGATGTAATCCTTACTTTGAAAAACTTGAGCTGTTTAGTTTACAGTCATCTATCCTTGTGATTTTGCAAGCTTTAGAGAGAATTACAACACTGAAAGTCCTTACGTTACTGAACTGCTATTTATCTGCAGAAATGAAGGACGAATTAACTGGTATGATGAATAACAACACTTCTTTAGAGAAGGTATGTTTGTGTTACTGTTCAGAACCTTCTGCATTGGTGATGATACAGGCTTTGAAAAGAGTTTCCAGTCTTAAGAAACTTAGCTTAGAAGGTAATAACATGTCAGGAAAGGTGGTAACAGATTTGGCAGATGTGATAAAAAGTAACACTTCTCTAGAAGAAATCTATTTGAATTGTAATGATTTACAATCATCAGTAATAGTAATTTTAGTAGCACTGAAAAGGATTTCCACACTTAAGAAGATAAGTTTACAAAATAATAACATGTCAGGAGAGGTGGTAAATGACTTAGCAGATGTAATTAGAAATAATTCTAATTCTTTAGAAGTGCTTAATTTGGTGAACAATGAATTACAATCATCTATAGTTGTGGTATTACACGCTTTAAAAAGTACTACATGTCTTAAAATGCTGAATTTGGAGAGCAGTCATATGTCAGGAAAAGTGGTTGAAGATTTGGCTAGTGCTATTACAATTAATGCTAGTCTTCGTGTACTTTGTTTAGCCTTCAGTGGTTTAAAATCTTCTGTAGGCATTGTTTTGCAAGCAATGAAAAAGCTTACACAACTTAGAATTCTTACTTTAAGTAATAGTGTGTCAAGACATTTAGTGAATGACTTGGCAGATGTGATAAAGAATAATACTTATCTTGAAATCCTCTCCTTGAGTAGTAACAGTTTGCAATCTTCTGCAGATGTGGTTTTGCAAGCAGTAGAAGGATTGACTAATCTCAAAATGTTAGATATTGGTAATAACAGAATGTCAGGAAAGGCTTTGCATCGCTTATCTCATGTATTTAGAAATAACAGTCTTCTTTGGTTGAAAATTGGTGGCAATGATTTACCCCCTGACTTAACCATTTCATCCCATGCTGGTTCTCAACTGCAATCATTGTTTATTAATGATAGCAATCTTACTATAGCAGCAGAAAGTGGCTTGTTGGCTACTCTACGTCATAATCACACAATATTGGACTTATGGGTAGGTGATAATAACCTACAAAATGGCTTATTGAACATTACTGAGCACTGTAGTATGTTACCAAATGTAGAATCATTAGAATTATCTCACAATACCTGTAGTATATCAGATGTAGCTAATTTGGCATCACACATTAGCAATATTGCTTCTCTCAAGGTACTGATATTTGGTGGCATTATATTAAATAGTAAAGAATATTTTTACATTCGTTTTCTCGCAATTTTTGGCAATATTCCACTGTTGAAGATATCTATAGTATAA
- the LOC136264795 gene encoding NLR family CARD domain-containing protein 3-like, producing MQKCLLGCYIKYICTCKLRLFLFTQFTLDCYVNTYKIVYAIEQWFKRTTTTALSAAKSSLQNLLQVESEVIASTLSNSIKTLAVLDLEYSNIGGDAATKLAEGIQCNNVLEQLWLRGNVLCDRGAGLILNSLQSVTTLKVLDLSFNNISSKSSDDIVVVIKSNRLLEQLWLDGNYLQTAGIVRITVALQNHCKLRLLSLSKNGITEDAGKALCAVVCSNVSIEVLMLGKNRLQSSGVYELSKACYQGCYYLVRLIKLDLFDNHITKDCANGLADIIKSCINLKELFLGDNMLETTGALTVLEAVKTICTLRIFTLSNNRITKEAASSICDVINKHFNLNVLLLGGNELQSDGVRIIAEAVKSNEALQLLAVCDNRVDEQTKDDIKVVLSSNLDLHLYI from the coding sequence ATGCAGAAGTGTCTGTTGGGTTGTTACATCAAATATatttgtacttgtaaattaagGTTATTTCTGTTTACTCAATTTACACTGGATTGTTATGTTAATACTTACAAAATTGTGTATGCAATTGAGCAGTGGTTTAAGCGTACTACCACTACAGCTTTATCAGCTGCAAAATCATCACTCCAAAATCTGCTCCAAGTAGAATCAGAAGTTATAGCTTCTACATTGAGCAATTCTATCAAAACACTAGCAGTTTTAGATTTGGAATACAGCAACATTGGAGGAGATGCAGCAACTAAACTGGCAGAAGGAATACAATGTAATAATGTACTGGAACAATTGTGGTTGAGAGGTAATGTTCTGTGTGATAGAGGAGCTGGGCTGATATTAAACTCGTTGCAATCTGTTACAACTTTGAAAGTGCTTGATTTAAGCTTTAACAATATTAGTAGTAAATCATCTGATGATATAGTGGTTGTGATCAAAAGTAATCGTTTACTAGAACAGTTATGGCTAGATGGCAATTATTTACAAACTGCTGGAATTGTAAGGATTACTGTGGCATTACAAAATCATTGTAAATTAAGGTTGCTAAGTTTGTCCAAGAATGGCATTACTGAAGATGCAGGTAAAGCATTGTGTGCAGTTGTCTGCAGTAATGTATCAATTGAAGTTTTAATGCTTGGTAAAAATCGTTTACAATCATCTGGGGTCTATGAACTCTCTAAAGCATGTTACCAAGGATGTTACTATTTGGTTAGACTGATAAAACTGGATTTGTTTGATAACCATATCACTAAAGACTGTGCTAATGGATTAGCAGATATAATTAAGAGTTGCATTAATCTTAAAGAATTATTCCTTGGTGATAATATGTTAGAAACTACTGGAGCACTTACAGTTCTTGAAGCTGTAAAAACTATTTGTACTTTGAGAATATTCACACTTAGCAATAACAGGATTACCAAAGAAGCTGCAAGTAGTATTTGTGATGTTATAAACAAACATTTTAATCTAAATGTTCTTTTGCTTGGAGGTAATGAACTACAAAGTGATGGAGTGAGAATAATAGCAGAAGCAGTAAAGAGCAATGAGGCTCTTCAGTTGTTGGCTGTCTGTGACAACAGAGTCGATGAGCAGACAAAAGATGATATAAAGGTTGTACTTTCTAGCAACCTTGATTTGCATTTGTACATTTAG
- the LOC136264390 gene encoding uncharacterized protein — MDKHLKNLPQAYKDYLGNLSKLAFEFIKVNQIVFTKEDVESICNNFNLDFDSYHGLGLLNYTEYTQFIGFNKCVYYNFLHLAIQEFLAAYHIDSLDISDQFQLLKSTYFIDSYIQVWIMFIQMNKSNVRTFHQFKTYSHTLGSSNEIEHNVMSMINSLNLFEDLSKINTSKIVGTFHLLCFKDTEHSLCKQEACISSYDAFCFLEDIYYHHGILKIYLSLCSVDDNVNQLMEFFLLDMNIGGTIYHHMVAELGHNQNIAVVLVGSSTLLAYRAKPHQICHALMINDSLSAIMMRDCHITDEIADILSLYLKNHPTTKHVRLTNWNSKALLQPLSCITEALKSRNDLITIDLDSNHLSEKVLCDLADAIENNINLQEVSLNDNNLRSSAHMILHALIKLSKLKNLNLSSNYLTSEEGGHLLANVIQNNTDLEILNLSFNNIHLSAKAILEALSKVANLRALSLSNTNLSNRVIDDLANAVKSNTLLTVLRLSNNNLQSSAIRLLQALKELSHLVQLDLDDNNMSYQVVDGMAEVIRNNTHLEVLCLSNNNLQSSVTVVLCALKEISKLKTLKLSCNNISGKVAEDLADVIINNTGLEELYIDDNHLQSSAVTILQALKQISTLRVLHLGCNNMPEVVAVDLAGVIQNNSYLEVLFLNNNRLQSSITVVLQALKDISNLKKLNLRNNNISGTNLHDFKDVFLSNTCLEEVYLGNNDLQLSEIVILQSLKGFSSLRALDLDNSNISEKAVDHIAAIIKHNTLLEKLYLGDNNLQSSVIVVLQALKEISNLTLLNINGLSGIAVNNLADVINANVFLKELHLSSNKLQSSAALVFKSLKQNSNLKILDFGDSKVSGNAMEDLADVIKNNTCLEVLNLSNNNLQSSVGVIFQALKEISTIKKLNLFGNNMPKDVDQDLADVVTNNANLEAIILGSNNLQASAVVKALMQLSSLKVLDLGNNNLSRKALQDLADVINNNIQLEVLILNNNNLQPSIILILQALKGISTLQKLHLYCTNIPGIAANELADVIKANPCLEDLDLSYNKNLQSCMVVILQALIKTSNLKILSLSGNNMPKAVVNSLAGAVKNIPYLEILSLDHNTLKSSAKVIFDALKVTSNLRKLNLNSNKMPEEVACDLVDVIKHNTYLEEIQLLNNNLQSYSMILNALQTVYNLKVISLDAKGMSAKETSYLADIIRCNPYFEKLELFSLQSSILVILQALERITTLKVLTLLNCYLSAEMKDELTGVMNNNTSLEEVCLCYCSEPSALVMIQALKRVSTLKKLSLEGNNMSGKVVTDLADVIKSNTSLEEIYLNCNDLQSSVVVILVALKRISTLKKISLQNNSMSGEVVNDLADVIRNNSNSLEVLNLVNNELQSSIVVVLHALKSTTCLKMLNLESSHMSGKVVEDLASAITINASLRVLCLAFSGLKSSVGIVLQAMKKLTQLRILTLSNSVSRHLVNDLADVIKNNTYLEVLSLSSNSLQSSADVVLQALEGLTNLKMLDIGNNRMSGKALRRLSHVFRNNSLLWLDIGGNDLPPGLTIASHAGFQLQSLFINDSNLTVAAVSGLLATLRHNHTILDLWVGDNNLQNGLLNITEHCSMLPNVESLELSHNTCGISDVVNLTSHISNIASLKVLIFGGIILNSKEYFYIRFLAIFGQLQYSTVEDIYSISELIEVVTSEMQKYLLGSYIKYICTCKLRLFLFTQFTLDCHVNTYKIVYAIEQWFKRTTTTALSAAKSSLQNLLQVESEVIASTLSNSIKTLVVLDLEYSNIGGDAATKLAEGIQCNNVLEQLWLRGNVLCDRGAGLILNSLQSVTTLKVLDLSFNNISSKSSDDIVAVIKSNCSLEQLWLDGNYLQTAGIVRITVALQNHCKLRLLSLSKNGITEDAGKALCAVVCSNVSIEVLMLGKNRLQSSGVCELSKACYQGCYYLVRLIKLDLFDNQITKDCANGLAGIIKSCINLKELFLGDNMLETTGALTVLEAVKTIYTLRIFTLSNNRITKEAASSICDVINKHFNLNVLLLGGNELQGDGVRMIAEAVKSNEALQLLAVCDNSVDEQTKDDIKVALSSNLDLHLYI, encoded by the coding sequence ATGGATAAACATTTGAAAAATTTACCTCAAGCATATAAAGACTATTTAGGCAATCTTTCTAAGTTGGCTTTTGAGTTTATTAAAGTCAATCAAATTGTTTTTACCAAAGAAGATGTTGAGAGTATATGCAATAATTTTAATCTAGATTTTGACAGTTATCATGGACTAGGTTTGTTGAACTATACAGAGTATACACAGTTTATAGGTTTTAACAAGTGTGTTTATTATAACTTTTTACACTTAGCAATTCAAGAATTCTTGGCAGCTTATCACATTGACTCGCTAGATATTTCTGATCAATTCCAGCTGCTTAAAAGCACATATTTTATTGACAGCTATATACAAGTATGGATTATGTTTATTCAAATGAACAAATCCAATGTACGTACATTTCACCAATTCAAAACTTACAGTCACACTCTGGGATCATCCAACGAAATTGAACACAATGTAATGTCGATGATAAATAGTTTGAATTTGTTTGAGGATCTTTCTAAAATCAATACTAGCAAAATTGTTGGTACTTTTCATTTGTTGTGTTTTAAGGACACTGAACACAGTCTGTGTAAACAGGAAGCCTGTATCAGTAGCTATGATGCATTTTGTTTTTTAGAAGATATTTATTACCACCATGGAATTTTAAAGATATACTTATCATTGTGCAGTGTTGATGACAATGTCAATCAATTGATGGAATTTTTTTTGCTTGATATGAATATAGGTGGGACCATTTATCATCACATGGTGGCAGAATTAGGACATAACCAAAATATTGCTGTTGTACTCGTAGGTAGCAGTACATTGCTGGCATACAGAGCTAAACCACATCAAATTTGCCATGCATTAATGATCAATGATTCTTTGAGTGCTATAATGATGAGAGATTGTCATATCACCGATGAGATTGCAGATATTTTGTCATTATATTTAAAAAATCATCCAACAACCAAACATGTAAGATTAACAAATTGGAACAGTAAAGCACTGTTGCAGCCGCTATCATGTATTACGGAAGCTTTGAAATCAAGAAATGATTTGATTACAATTGATTTAGATAGTAATCACTTGTCAGAAAAGGTGTTGTGTGACTTGGCAGATGCAATTGAAAATAACATTAATCTACAAGAAGTTTCTTTGAATGATAATAATCTGCGATCATCTGCACATATGATTTTACATGCATTAATAAAACTATCAAAACTTAAAAATCTAAATTTAAGCTCTAATTATTTAACATCAGAAGAAGGAGGACACTTATTGGCAAATGTAATCCAGAATAATACTGATTTAGAAATACTAAATTTGAGCTTTAATAATATACATTTGTCTGCAAAGGCAATTTTGGAAGCTTTAAGCAAAGTCGCAAATCTTAGGGCTTTGAGTTTGAGCAATACTAATTTGAGTAACAGAGTGATTGATGACTTGGCTAATGCAGTGAAGAGTAATACATTATTAACAGTGTTGCGGTTGAGTAACAATAATTTACAATCATCTGCAATCAGGCTGCTACAAGCTCTGAAGGAACTTTCTCATCTTGTACAACTTGATTTGGATGACAATAACATGTCATATCAAGTAGTAGATGGCATGGCAGAGGTAATCAGAAATAACACACATCTTGAAGTGCTTTGTTTGAGCAACAACAATTTGCAGTCATCTGTCACTGTAGTGTTGTGTGCGTTAAAAGAAATTTCAAAGCTTAAAACACTTAAACTGAGTTGCAATAATATTTCAGGTAAGGTAGCTGAAGATTTGGCAGATGTAATTATTAATAACACTGGTCTAGAAGAATTGTATATAGATGATAACCATTTGCAGTCTTCTGCTGTCACAATTTTACAAGCTTTAAAACAAATTTCCACTCTGAGAGTTCTTCATTTAGGGTGTAACAATATGCCAGAAGTAGTGGCAGTAGACCTGGCAGGTGTGATTCAAAATAATTCTTATCTGGAAGTGCTATTTTTAAATAACAATAGATTGCAGTCATCAATAACAGTAGTTCTGCAAGCTTTGAAAGACATTTCAAATCTTAAAAAATTAAACTTAAGGAACAACAACATTTCAGGAACAAATTTGCATGATTTCAAAGATGTATTTCTAAGCAACACTTGCTTAGAAGAAGTTTATTTAGGTAACAATGATTTACAGTTGTCTGAGATTGTTATTTTGCAATCGCTAAAAGGATTTTCAAGTCTAAGAGCTCTTGATTTGGATAATAGCAATATATCAGAGAAGGCAGTGGATCACATAGCAGCTATAATCAAGCATAACACTTTGCTTGAAAAATTGTATTTGGGTGACAATAATTTGCAGTCATCTGTGATTGTAGTATTACAAGCTTTAAAGGAAATTTCAAATCTGACATTACTGAACATAAATGGGCTGTCAGGAATAGCAGTGAATAACTTGGCAGATGTTATCAATGCAAATGTTTTTCTAAAGGAACTCCACTTGTCGAGTAATAAATTGCAGTCATCTGCTGCTctagtttttaaaagtttaaagCAAAATTCTAATCTTAAAATTCTTGATTTTGGTGATAGCAAGGTATCTGGAAATGCAATGGAAGATTTAGCAGATGTGATTAAAAACAACACTTGCCTAGAAGTACTGAACTTGAGCAATAATAATTTGCAATCATCTGTAGGTGTGATTTTTCAAGCATTAAAAGAAATTTCAACCATAAAGAAGTTGAATTTGTTTGGAAACAACATGCCTAAGGACGTAGACCAGGACTTGGCAGATGTGGTGACAAATAATGCCAACCTGGAAGCTATAATTTTGGGTAGTAATAATTTACAAGCATCTGCAGTTGTAAAAGCTTTGATGCAACTTTCTAGTCTTAAGGTACTTGATTTAGGTAACAACAATTTGTCAAGAAAGGCATTGCAAGATTTAGCagatgtaataaataataatatacagtTAGAAGTGCTCATCTTGAATAACAATAATTTGCAGCCATCCATTATTTTGATTTTGCAGGCTTTGAAAGGAATTTCTACTCTTCAAAAGTTACATTTATACTGCACAAATATTCCAGGGATAGCAGCAAATGAATTGGCAGATGTGATCAAGGCTAATCCTTGCTTAGAAGACCTTgatttaagttacaataaaaatttgCAATCATGTATGGTTGTGATTTTACAAGCTTTAATTAAAACATCCAATCTTAAGATTCTTAGTTTGAGTGGAAATAACATGCCAAAAGCAGTTGTCAATTCTTTAGCAGGAGCAGTCAAGAATATTCCTTACTTAGAAATACTCTCTTTGGATCATAACACTTTGAAATCATCTGCAAAAGTGATCTTTGATGCTTTAAAAGTAACTTCAAATCTTAGAAAGCTAAATTTAAATTCTAATAAAATGCCAGAAGAAGTGGCATGTGATTTGGTAGATGTGATCAAACACAACACTTATCTAGAAGAAATTCAGTTGTTAAataataatttacagtcataTTCAATGATTTTAAATGCTTTGCAAACAGTTTACAATCTTAAAGTTATAAGTTTAGATGCTAAAGGCATGTCAGCAAAAGAGACAAGTTATTTGGCAGATATTATCAGATGTAATCCTTACTTTGAAAAACTTGAACTGTTTAGTTTACAGTCATCTATCCTTGTGATTTTGCAAGCTTTAGAGAGAATTACAACACTGAAAGTCCTTACGTTACTGAACTGCTATTTATCTGCAGAAATGAAGGACGAATTAACTGGTGTGATGAATAACAATACTTCTTTAGAGGAGGTATGTTTGTGCTACTGTTCAGAACCTTCTGCATTGGTGATGATACAGGCTTTGAAAAGAGTTTCCACTCTTAAGAAACTAAGCTTAGAAGGTAATAACATGTCAGGAAAGGTGGTAACAGATTTGGCAGATGTGATAAAAAGTAACACTTCTCTAGAAGAAATCTACTTGAATTGTAATGATTTACAATCATCAGTAGTAGTAATTTTAGTAGCATTGAAAAGGATTTCCACACTTAAGAAGATAAGTTTACAAAATAATAGCATGTCAGGAGAGGTGGTAAATGACTTAGCAGATGTAATTAGAAATAATTCTAATTCTTTAGAAGTGCTTAATTTGGTGAACAATGAATTACAATCATCTATAGTTGTGGTATTACACGCTTTAAAAAGTACTACATGTCTTAAAATGCTGAATTTGGAGAGCAGTCATATGTCAGGAAAAGTGGTTGAAGATTTGGCTAGTGCTATTACAATTAATGCTAGTCTTCGTGTACTTTGTTTAGCCTTCAGTGGTTTAAAATCTTCTGTAGGCATTGTTTTGCAAGCAATGAAAAAGCTTACACAACTTAGAATTCTTACTTTAAGTAACAGTGTGTCAAGACATTTAGTGAATGACTTGGCAGATGTGATAAAGAATAACACTTATCTTGAAGTCCTGTCCTTGAGTAGTAACAGTTTGCAATCTTCTGCAGATGTAGTTTTGCAAGCATTAGAAGGATTGACTAATCTCAAAATGTTAGATATTGGTAATAACAGAATGTCAGGAAAGGCTTTGCGTCGCTTATCTCATGTGTTTAGAAATAACAGTCTTCTTTGGTTGGACATTGGTGGCAATGATTTACCCCCTGGTTTAACCATTGCATCCCATGCTGGTTTTCAACTGCAATCATTGTTTATTAATGATAGTAATCTTACTGTAgcagcagtaagtggtttgttgGCTACTCTACGTCATAATCACACAATATTGGACCTATGGGTAGGTGATAATAACCTACAAAATGGTTTATTGAACATTACTGAGCACTGTAGTATGTTACCAAATGTAGAATCATTAGAATTATCTCACAATACCTGTGGTATATCAGATGTAGTTAATTTGACATCACATATTAGCAATATTGCTTCTCTCAAGGTACTGATATTTGGTGGCATTATCTTAAATAGTAAAGAATATTTTTACATTCGTTTTCTCGCAATTTTTGGTCAGCTGCAATATTCCACTGTTGAAGATATCTATAGTATAAGTGAACTTATTGAAGTAGTGACTTCGGAAATGCAGAAGTATCTGTTGGGTAGTTACATCAAATATatttgtacttgtaaattaagGCTATTTCTGTTTACTCAATTTACACTGGATTGTCATGTTAATACTTACAAAATTGTGTATGCAATTGAGCAGTGGTTTAAGCGTACTACCACTACAGCTTTATCAGCTGCAAAATCATCACTCCAAAATCTGCTCCAAGTAGAATCAGAAGTTATAGCTTCTACATTGAGCAATTCTATCAAAACACTAGTAGTTTTAGATTTGGAATACAGCAACATTGGAGGAGATGCAGCAACTAAACTGGCAGAAGGAATACAATGTAATAATGTACTGGAACAATTGTGGTTGAGAGGTAATGTTCTGTGTGATAGAGGAGCTGGGCTGATATTAAACTCGTTGCAATCTGTTACAACTTTGAAAGTGCTTGATTTAAGTTTTAACAATATTAGTAGTAAATCATCTGATGATATAGTGGCTGTGATCAAAAGTAATTGCTCATTAGAACAGTTATGGCTAGATGGCAATTATTTACAAACTGCTGGAATTGTAAGGATTACTGTGGCATTACAAAATCATTGTAAATTAAGGTTGCTAAGTTTGTCCAAGAATGGCATTACTGAAGATGCAGGTAAAGCATTGTGTGCAGTTGTCTGCAGTAATGTATCGATTGAAGTTTTAATGCTTGGTAAAAATCGTTTACAATCATCTGGGGTCTGTGAACTCTCTAAAGCATGTTACCAAGGATGTTACTATTTGGTTAGACTGATAAAACTAGATTTGTTTGATAACCAGATCACTAAAGACTGTGCTAATGGATTAGCAGGTATAATTAAGAGTTGCATTAATCTTAAAGAATTATTCCTTGGTGATAATATGTTAGAGACTACTGGAGCACTTACAGTTCTTGAAGCTGTAAAGACTATTTACACTTTGAGAATATTCACACTTAGCAATAACAGGATTACCAAAGAAGCTGCAAGTAGTATTTGTGATGTTATAAACAAACATTTTAATCTAAATGTTCTTTTGCTTGGAGGTAATGAACTACAAGGTGATGGAGTGAGAATGATAGCAGAAGCAGTAAAGAGCAATGAGGCTCTTCAGTTGTTGGCTGTCTGTGACAACAGTGTCGATGAGCAGACAAAAGATGATATAAAGGTTGCACTTTCTAGCAACCTTGATTTGCATTTGTACATTTAG